Below is a window of Neodiprion virginianus isolate iyNeoVirg1 chromosome 4, iyNeoVirg1.1, whole genome shotgun sequence DNA.
TTTTACAGGGAGGGGATTGTTTTTGGTAATTGGGTGGGTCGTGCCGAGCATGGTAATACGCGGTGATACGGTTCCGGGTCAAAATTATGAGCACCAAGAGGCATAAATTCATTAATTTGAATTGCAGGATAAAACGTAATTGAAGCGACGCCGCCGGAAGTCTAATTCTTCCGTGAACAGAGAGGATGAACCGGCGGTACTATGGCCTGGCATGCGGCTCCGCTGAGCAGTATCTTTGCTAGGAAAAACTAAACGTAAACTCGCGCGGCTCGAACCCTCTCACCGACGATCGATAGTGTTCATGCGATCAAATAAAGCACGTACGCGTGAACTTCGACGTCGTGGTAATCACCGCTGTATGGCTCCCTTCAATAGAACCCTCGTTAACGAACAATGCCGACGGTGGTTGCAGGGGACGGTTTTGTAACCCGCCTGATAACTGTCCCTCTGTAATAACCTAGGCGGTCACTCATAGTGATGACCGATTACGAATCTGTTCGCTTATTTAACGCTCTTTAATGAGTGCAGGTAAGCCTCCTCTTGGCGCAAGTTAAAGTGCCAAAAGAGTGCTGGAATTCTTCCAGTTTAATGAGATGAAATACACGCACGGCATCTTTGTCTATATGACGAGCTTCGGGACTacgaatatattattaaaaaatccagtttatttaatatcaaaCATTTCATTTACTGGTGAGGATGGTCGGTAGAATTGTTTCAGTGCACAGATATACGTGAGACGGATAGTTAGTGAAAAGAAGGCAAGAGAAACAAGAAAGGTGCTGGTTGATAAAAAGGGAACGCGAGGGATGCAGTTTGCTTAGGAGATATCGACGGACGGGATACGCGGCGGAAGCGGTAAACTGAATACAAATGACGTTATCTAAAAACTGGCGAAACTCCACAGCCGGTTCACAGAAACGTGAATTTCGCCGAGAATTACTGCTATTCCAATATATTTTTCGCTACATACACTACACGGTGGAAATTCCATCATCTGCCCATTTACCGTCAATGAAGTCCGTGTAATTAATCCCTCCCCAGTGGCTGCAACGTAATAACAAACTGCAGACCCCGACTCGATTTTCGGTGATGGATTGCCTCCCCTGATGAGAAAATCATACATAGGTACGAAATATCCTAACGTGaaaaaaggagataaaatCCGCCACACCGATATAGCATTGGCTGTATACACGATGCATGAATCTATGCTGTACGGACACGTGTGTATGTGAGAAAGTAATTATATTCTTGCAAAAACCTGCAGCGATTTTTCCCCGTTCTAAGATCCAAATACCTGGAGGGTAGGTGTAGTGTAGGAATGTTGAATTTCTCGGTGAACAAATGCACCACAGGTATAAAATATGATCGACGCATGATTGGCCGGGCATTGTGTTTCTCTATGGGGCTTGTCCATGTTGATGGATCACGAGTACGAAGATTCTTTGTATTTCTTACCGTTTCTTCCGCCGCTTTTCCAAGAGCACGGGAGGCATGGGACGCGTATATATGGGAAATTGAGCGAAGGGGAAATGCCGAGAGATGGCATTGGGATAGTAGTAGTTATATACGGTCGGAGATGTTGCATCGGCACGAAACGAGCCAGTCATTTTCCGAATGGTGTCGTGAATTGGGAATTCCGGCGAGGCGTAGGGTTGATATCGGTTCCTTGTTCCGTCCCCTTCGATTTTACGAGCCCACGTGGCACAGTCCGCGGCCAATCATCGTCGGAAAATCGACGAAGGACAGGAGCGGCCTTCTTTCAGGTTTCGTTCAAACGATACTCAGTTATGGGATAGGCATCCAGGTTCTTCCTAGTAAATTCCAGCCCGCTTGGCAGTCAGCTTCAATAATACAGCCCGCGTTCATCTGATTCAGACCTTGCACGTACTACGCGATACCATAGAAACAACTTGGACAGACCTCGAAGGCCTTATCGATCGCCGACTAATTCCCCGGTGCAACGCGTTTTTTTCTAGCTAAATCGGCGTCCCGTCGATGGACCCGTTATCTCCTTCACTAGTCCGCAACAGAGTTCTTTTCTCCAATCGGTTTCTATCAGTCTACTCGACCGGTGCCCGGACGCCAAGGTAGGAGGAGGGAATTGAAGGGGATATAGAGATCGAGCTATCTTCTATTTTGTTTTCGCTTATCAAGACGACGTAATCCGGGAAATAAATCCTGTAGGTTGCAGAGGCTTCGCGGAACGGTTCCAGCGCCAGCCACCCTCGCTTTTGGACTCGGGTGTGAGGCCGCGTCGATACCAGAGGCCACCTTTCTTCGTTCTCTGATTCGAACGACAATAATAGGCTGTCTGACCCCGGGTGAACCCGTGCTTGAAGCCTGATTCCTCTATTATACACATGTTGCCTGCTCGCACGGACAATCGACATGCACATACCAGCCGAGTGCCTACTCTCGTTATTGATAGAAATTAATCGAACCGAAACTGACTATCCGAGTCGGACTCGGCGGGAGAGCATTGGAGTTTACTCACAACCGCTCGGCTTGAAAGGTCGATTGGAAGATATCGATTGGGgattcaaaaatcaattttcaatcctTAATGCGGTGACTACGAGGCCAGGCCCAGCGTAATGCCGACGAATTAATAGACAGCACTAATATTGCCAAGGGCAAAGTACCTCGAGTACAGATCGATCAAAACGAAGCTAAATATGAATGATACCAGAAGATATCGCGTTACGGAGGATGAAAATACGCCCGTGTGTCATTGGAGTTTGATTTATACGCCAGGCTTGATCGATCGTAATTGAAACAAACAAGCGTAAGATGCATTCCTTGTCTGTCGTACCTGTACAATATTATCTTGCGTGAGTGCAGAGGTGAAATTGACATGATGGTGAAATGATTACAAAAGTACGGGGGGAAACCTCGCCTTATACAACCTGCATGCGAGTAATCAACTGGGGATAGAAAAACACTATCCAACTCAAGTATTCTGAGAAGGATATTTCTTTGAACGAgaccttcttcttcctcggaCTTGCCATTCGATTCACCTCACCTACGGCAATTAGGATTGATTTAGTTTACAGTTGATCACGCAATCGTGAATTTAGCAGTGAAATGAAGCGGCCCAATGACGCAGTGATAACAACAGCTGCTGAGTGTTCCTAAAGGTTGCTCGAGGCGCGAAGGTTAATGCGAAACACATTAAAGAAGGGTTCCAGCACCCGCTACGTGAAACAGTGATTTCGTAGCGTGTCAGCTGGCCACTCATCGCGAGAAGCGCGATAAGGCAATCTAGTAGAGAACAGTGAACCAGAAAAGCTCGGAAAGGCGCGATAACGGGGTTTGTATTCGGTGTCTTTTAGTCCTGTAAGAGAACAACATTGGAAGCTTTTTATTGAAATCCAGGATGCTTTAGTGGTACAATGGAGCGCAAAATAATCCCATTACCAAATGGCAGATTCCGCGGCAGACCCGACGCGTCATGAATAATTGTCCAGTATCGATTGTGGTGCGAATTGGACCAATGCAGTCGGTTTATTGGGTCGTCGGACGGACAACAAGTTTCATCACTTTGGATCAACGCCGCGACGCGCTGAAGTATGAGTCCAGTTGAGTCGCCGAAGTTGTGTGCGGAACAAAGGTAGAGAACGGTCTCAACCCGAAGTAACAAGATAATATTTCTGGAAAAACTATGTCCCGTCCTAGTCGTTGTGTTCATTCCATTCACGTCAGGGATCCTAAGAAAACGTTCCTGGGTGCCGAAATTTTCGCCGTGAAATGAGATCAGGCAGGTGAGCTGCGTGCGAAGTGATTCGGTGATGCTGGGTAAACATTGTCCTCCATTGTTGTTGGTACAGCGGTCGGAATATGATGAGGAAGTGTACTCAGTCGACCGAGATTGACACCTGTGTTATTACCGAgagtattataggtatacaaagaTATGGTTCAAAAAAGTCTGAGGGAATAACGTCTGGATAAACCTGACGTCGACCCTAAAAAGTTTGAGGATGTTTGTCACGGGAAACCTATTAGGGAAATACAGAAACAAGAGTGAtagaaattgaacaataatCTCTGACCGCTGCAACGTCCAGCTGCCGTACCTACCTAATCTCTTCAGTGCGGTTCCGTGTCCAGTCAAGTACCGCTTTGAACTCGGTAGTGTCGCGAGCATTTATACGATTCGTTCCCCCTCCTTTCACCTGCTGCGTCAAAAGTGCATGGGAATACTATCCGGTCATCGTCCACAATACACGTACTCGACGAGATGGCCCCTTGTCACGAATAGATGTGACGCGGTGTCGGTGTACTTGTGACTCCGAGTGTGAAGTTACATCGGTGCACCGGTGAGCTAGATCTCTGGGTTGCTGCCGGGACTGGCTCGCTGGCTTCATCCACCACGGATACTCCTTGAGTAACTACTTATGTTACTTGACCCATATGAGCCAACCACGCGAGGTGCACCGCTGCACCGGGACTGGAAACGACTGTGAGATCTTGGAACCGTAAAACCCTGGATATTGTTACTTGCAGTATGTTGCAACTAATGGAGTTATAATTTGCCGGTGTCAGTTTTCCTTTGCAGGattttttcgcgatattgttcGGATTGTATCCGTCCTTGTTTACCGACGTCGCGGGGTAAAGAAGAAACCTTATTCTGATTTTTCTGCGTCaaggataattttttcctcggCCTAAGTCATTATAATACGCGATATGCGCATTGACGTGAAAAATGAACGATCGGTGCGAGGAAGCCAGATACCGGAATGCTGATAACCATTGCCGGAAATTTCAGTGATATTGCAGGTCTTGACTAAGGGCGTTACACTCTTTCGGTATTTCGACTCTCAATAAATATATTGCCGGTGAAATATAACTGCCCGAGATAAGGCTTcgatgtttattttttactccatTTTTCTCCACGCGcgctctcttcttctcttcttcaaCTCGTTGATAAATGTGGCGCGTTTCAATCCATTAACCATCCAAATGCAAGAAGCAGATGGCAAAGGGTAGGTATACCCACTCCAATAATGCCTGTAGAAACGCGGGGCGCTTCCGTCGAAGTATCGAGGATTGTTTCTCGAATAATTTTGTCACTCTTCATTGAAAACCAATCGCGCTTTTCCCTCCGCCTGTGCCCGCTTCACGTTTTCAGATATAATCAGCAGTAAATTCCCAGTAATTTCCGATCGAATCAAGTACGGAATCGCGAGACACCCGAGGAGTCCAGGACCTCTCAAGGATCGCTAACGATCCAAGAGCCGCCGCAGCCAGCGGGAGGGTCGGATTTGCGCAGAGCGATTGTTGAATTGGCGTGCGGATAATGCGGGTACCTTAAATTCATTCTACTCCTTATCCGCTCCAGGAGCTCTTCACGGAGTAACATTGTGAACATCCACCGTACGACAGCAATTTTCATCCTCGCGAAAATTGATCGCGCTTCATTATTATTCGCACAATGCTCCAGCGGCAGCCATTGAAACGCGATGGGATCTCCTCCGGATTCTTCATGCCGTGAATCATTCTTTTGTATCCCTGCGGATTGCCAGCTATACGTACAACCTGCACCGTACATGCGGCACGCGTTAAGGCATCACTCAGAATTGAGCCATCGAAACGCGAAAGATATTTCTCATTGCATTCCACCGAGTGTGACACGGTAGTCGAACCCATTGTGCAGACGAGACTCTAGTCGAATCGTTACCTCGAAATCGATACAATTTACATGTTTGTGCGGCCCGAATCGAAATGGTGGGCTGAATAGCGCGTACAAGGGCGAAGGGTCTTGAGCCACGGTGGAGTTTTCTTTCCTTCGACGACAAAGGGGATCGATCGCACCTTGACTATTCTCGACTATCGGTTAAATCAATCTGGTCCCAGTGCCGCCGCGTGGTGTTCCGCCGCGCCGCCCAAATGAGCGACCGATCCTTATACCTTTGCAGGCGCCCGTCGAAGAATGGGACCCCGTGATAGATTTCATCTTTAAAGCGAGATGGATTTACCGGTGGCAGTTGCCGGGGCTCCGAGGGTGGATCGGAAAACTAAACTAAATGGAAAGGGCGACGATTTCTCTCCCGTTTCCCTTCTTGCCTCTGCGATCCCGCCAACGCTCTCCGACCCTTAACGCTTTTCGATTTCAAACTTGgatcgaaatttatttcctCAATCGTCACTCCCTTAGAATTAAACCGTATACCTGATACCGACACTCAATATATTTCTCACTCATTTACAGGAACTTACCTTTTATTCCTAGTCACCGCCTCTTGCTTTCGgtcagagaaatttttttcttcacctctCGACAAACGTGTGATAATAAATCCGCAGTAAACAAGGTTTGAAATCGTCCGTAATATTTAGGGAGAATGCTATCCCCGTTTCAATCCAGGTTCAAACCCTCCAAACTGAGAGCTGATGTATACCGGTATAATATTTCGATATAATGAAAAGTACCGAATCTATATCTGTTCCTCCCGCGGAAACGCGATTTCGTCTGCCTCTGACAAAGgttttcttttaaataaacgtttgaaaatttttctcattattctTTCACTGTCGAAGTAATTCTGGAACGAATTCAGGGTTATGATCTTCTCACAGCTTTTCGGTGTTCATCTCTGTGtaagatacgaaaataatccGCCAGAAAAAAGTGGAAGCACGAGTCCCTGGAGAATATTCAGCAGTCTTTTTTACAGATATATCTTAACTTGTGACTTCTTTGCTCGTGCGCAGAATACACCGCACGTACCCCACATCGTACAGAGCATATTACATGCACGTATTGCGATAGATGCACTTTTACAATCTTCGGATCGTATTATACCGTTCATTTTTACCGACCAACGACAGCGATATCAGTGAAACCAAATCACTAGGCGGAGCCAGCTAGGACAGATTAGTATAAAGTCTGGAGGTCTGGACAAGCTGATCACAGTCGCCTCAGCTGCATCAAAAACGAGCACCTCGATCATCATGGCTTGCAAAGTAAACAGCGGATATATTTTCATCCGACTTTCACTTcccgatttttcaattagtGGGTCGAGAAATTGATTTCGGAATCATCTGACTGGAAAAATTGTCGGAAGTTCACATTAAACCCCAAGGAATATGTCCCGGCGTTATAATATAAACCTTCACGTTTCAGCTGATAATGTTCACCGGCCTGCTCGCCGTAGCTCATGGAGGAATAATTGGCGGAGGCATCGTTGGATCTCCAGCTGCTGTGGCTGTGGCACAACCTGCAACCGTCGTTCGCACGGAAGACTACGATCCCAATCCTCAGTACAGCTACAGCTACAGCGTCGCTGACGGCCTGACCGGTGAgtttgaataattcgaaaatgaCACGGCGCGTGTTTTTGCATCGAGAAATTTTACAGCCAATTTTGCGGTTTCCACAAAAGCCAGAAGTCATGACTGTGTATCTGGCTAACGGGTAAAAACTTGTGCAGAGTACGGTGTGGCTGGATAGTTTGATGCTGGGTCAGAGTTAACGGTCTAGTTTTCGCGTGTTCAGCACTGTGCTTCTGAAACACTCAACTGCTCTCATTTCCTCCGACCCTACAGGATTATTCAAAGTTTAGCAAAATTATCACTGTTCTGGTGGGAAATTTAATCCAAAAGTCTCGCTGAGTTACATTTGAGGAACGAATGGAAATCCCGCAGTGAAAAAGTCTTTTTCACTCTGCCCTCTTCACTCCGCCAGTTAATGTCACTGAGAAAATGGACCATCCTGAGTTTAATGGCCGGTGTAAAGACACACGCTGTACACTCTGAATAACATATCGGGTCACAGAAGTTTTCACATAATCGTAAAATAAAGTGTTCTGCATACGTACTACCAAACAGCCAACGATGCAACCTTCGTACCGGCTCTTCTTCAAGTGCCTGCAGTTTGCCAGATCCAGATGTTATCAAATGTTCTTCGTAAAATCCAAGAGAATCAAACTACTTGATCTCGAAGCTTTTATACGACGTCTAGTACAACGAGCGGTTTCGGaagtttggaaaaagaaagttaCAATTAGTTTTGACGCTCGCTAGACCCACCAAACACCCTGACTTTTTCATAACCCGATAATCTTTTCATTGCGTAATTTACTTACAGTTTCTCGGAAAAACGATTCATTCCAACTCGTTCGTCCAACTTTGTTCGAGGAGCTTTCCCATGAATTATTAACTCGACTGTTCGCTCAATCCTCTTCTGTTCCATTTGTCAAACTTGCACGAAATGAAGAGGATTACCCCGCTTCTTGTTGCCCGCGTGTTAAAGCATCAGGCAACTGACGTAAAATTATACCACAAAATAACATTTTAAGGCGATAACAAGGCCCAGGAGGAAACGCGCAACGGAGATGTTGTCCAGGGTAGCTACAGCCTCGTCGAACCCGACGGCTCTCGAAGGACCGTGTCCTACGCCGCTGACCCGGTCAACGGATTCAATGCCGTGGTCCAAAAGGACCCTGCCATTTCAGTTAAGACCGTCTCTGCGCCGGGGCCGCTTTTGGGACAAACCCTCGTCACAGGACCCCAGCAAATCATCCGGCATCCGATACTGACCGGGGCCGCTGGGCCAGCGGTGGTGACCACTGCTTCCGGATCGCTACTCCGTCAATCGGTAATGATCTGAAGAGGAGCTTTTTGTATTCGCGTCGTAAGTTCGCGCCGAAATCGAACGCCGTTGATTTTTTGTAGGCTGTACTTGCCGGCGGTCAGGTGCTCCGGCAGTCGCTGGTGGCCGGTGAACCCGTACTTCGTCAGTCAGTGATAACGGCGCCCTCCATCACGTCTCAGAACATCATTAGTGCCCCGTCCGTCAACGGTGGTGTCGTTGCCACCGCACCGCTGGCCTACGGCATCGGACTGGGACTTAGGGCCGGATCTCTTTATGGTGCCCATCCTGTTCTCCAGTCTGCCTACGGAACTGGAGCTATACTGAAGGTTCACTAAGCGGCAGAGATGCCAACGATTCAGCAACAGCGTTTTCCTACCTTGGGTCAATGTCCGCCCGAGACGCAACGTTGGATAAAAACGCTGTGGCCGATTCGCGAACAACTTGAACCGAGTAAATCTTCAGAAAACGACACTTAAAGAGTAACAAAAACAAGTTATCGCTTTGAATTTGGTCAATATTTAGTGTCATTTCGGTAACGCGCCTAACGCATCTCGCGCTGATTCCAATTAATGTAGCCGAtctgttataaacaaattataaatCGTAGGAGAAACTTATGGTCGAAAGACcgattgcaaatttttacatgattCTCAAGGTGATGatacagttttcttttttgaagCTATACTTTGAGTTTTTGTTCTCTGAAGTGATCGTCAAGCTGCCAATTCGCTTTACATTTTACAGACAAGTGATACGAAATTCTTACGAAAGGCAACAGCCAACTTCTGACTTGATTGATTAGACGCTGCTTCATCTCTTTTCCCCTTATTCTGTTTGCACTGATTCTTCCTCGCACGATGCGCACGAATTGTCTAACAACTCTAATTGCTTTTTAAAAACTGAGTATCTTCTCATCTGGCACACGTGAGTTTACACCCACTGGCACGTGTGCAATGGACGTGGATATATCTAATCAAGTCTTAACACTAGCGTTCTTTGACACGTAATGTTTACCCCGGACGGTGGATTTTCTCGGTGGCAGCTCTGTAGAGtcggtaaaagaaaaacgtgaTTTCGAACTCAGCTGTTACCTACTCCGCCACAATCTGCTAGCTTTCAGAGCGAGATCTGCGATAATTCACCCgacaagtttttctttcttccattCTTTACCTATACTTTTCCCAACTGACTAGCTGTGAACTATGGTCTACGATTTATGAGCTAATATTTAAAGTAATCGTTATGCGTAAGCGACACCTTTTAAGCGTAGGTATTAGTCACGATTTGTTCGTTATTAAGCATAACACATAAGTCATTTATGGTCAACCCACTGTAACATATAAGCAATGATTCGATGTTTTAGTACGCCACACAAAATAAACAGGAGATTCAAAATAGCTTCTATTCCATATCCGTAATTACTCAACTCGCTTCTTGCTGGGTCAACAGAAAGTCTAACAGCATGTGTCAAGATCGGTGAATAATGAGTCTGCTGACTGATGATATATTACCTTAGAATTGAATGTTTATTTGAGCTACAGTTAAGATTCTAAATCTTATTAATAATCTAATAAGATTAGAAGAAGAATCTGAGGTAAGGGTTTAGAATAAATCATGTCTCACATATgaccgaaaaaataattttgaaaaagtcaCAGACAACATTTAATGAATGTTGCAACCTCGCAGTAGAACccgtgaaataataatctaGACTCGAAATCGTTGCAGTCTAGACGATAAAATTCAAGCCTGCGAGTTATTACTTGATATACCGGTCAGCAGCAAGTCGGGTGAGAAAAATTCGTAGCGATTTATGAAAGTCATTCGCCTTCCAGAGCCACTTTCACGACGGCAGATTTGAGGCATGGCCGAATGTAACAGCTTTTCCTATTTCACGCTGTGCTTTTAGAATTTTAATAGCCGGTGCCAGCGCAAAATCCTTGGTAATAATCACGCGCAGACGGTTTTCAATCCTGGAAATCTAGCTTGAGGCATTTCTAGGATACCACAACACACCGTATCGGACCGCTCATTACCTAAAGATGTTGATTGACACAATCATTATAATTCCAATACGAGAACGGAAGGTCAGCGAACTCCGATCAGTCGGCTTAACAGCTGTGGAGACGTATTAACTGTATCATTGTTATGTACATGTGAGTACAAATATCCGAACAACAAAAAGTTCTGTCAGCGCGACGTGATATCCTGCAGGGCTTGCGAAGGCCTTGGAATGTACCGTAGAATGTCCAAACACCCAAACAAAAATTGCCACTGAACTGCATTGCGATATATCTCGCATAGTTATCGGGCCTAAGGTGCATCTCTATACCAGAATAGACTGAATTTTTACTTAACGGGTAGCCAAGCGAAACGGTTTGGGGTCATTTATCACGTGTCGTTTTCAAAATCCTTACTAACGGAGCAAATGCGACTGTGCGATGATTTGCGGCATCTAGTTATTTCGAACCCATGCATACTATATAATAGCCTTTCCCATGCACTGCGTAATGTTCGTGGTATCGTGCACTTGTGGTCGTTGTGCAATTTCTACAATCATTATTGCAGTGGCTAACAAAGTGACGAGCTGTCTTCTCACTTGGTAAGATGATACCTTCGCAAACCATACGTCAAAGAGCTACTGGAGCATCGGCTTGGAATACCGGACATCCATCACAGGTACACGTCAATCAATAACGGCTCCGGAACAGCCGATCAGCTCACCACTGCTGAGGTGAAAACCACGCAAAGGCTAAACAGCAGCTTGCACTTCATCCGGAACGCGTGTGGTCGAACCGCCAACGACAGTGGCAGTGGCATGCATAAATGAAGAAATGGTGCGAACGCCGAGTGAAATGTGTCTACGAAGAATTACGACGTTGCGACTGAATCGTGGATAATATGTTACGAACCGGTGTGAGGAAACATGGTTtcagaagaaatgaaaaattgaccaCGGGAAATCGTTGATCTATCATCAACGCACGCACGGCTCTTCAAACTTGGCACTTGAATTCTCATCAGCCTGAGATTCCGGCGTCACGACTTGAAGGGTACCTATACCCCACTGCTGCGAACCTGGTACGTGACCTCTGACTCGTGGAAAACAGGGATCAAGGGTGCCCCAAAGCACACAGTTAGACCCCTTCTCATTCGCCTCACGAGAACAGGAGCTAGTTTTAATTAGGCTCACTATCTTCGGATTATTCCGACATTGTTTGAGT
It encodes the following:
- the LOC124301855 gene encoding cuticle protein 19.8-like isoform X2, which codes for MFTGLLAVAHGGIIGGGIVGSPAAVAVAQPATVVRTEDYDPNPQYSYSYSVADGLTGDNKAQEETRNGDVVQGSYSLVEPDGSRRTVSYAADPVNGFNAVVQKDPAISVKTVSAPGPLLGQTLVTGPQQIIRHPILTGAAGPAVVTTASGSLLRQSAVLAGGQVLRQSLVAGEPVLRQSVITAPSITSQNIISAPSVNGGVVATAPLAYGIGLGLRAGSLYGAHPVLQSAYGTGAILKVH
- the LOC124301855 gene encoding cuticle protein 19.8-like isoform X1; amino-acid sequence: MACKLIMFTGLLAVAHGGIIGGGIVGSPAAVAVAQPATVVRTEDYDPNPQYSYSYSVADGLTGDNKAQEETRNGDVVQGSYSLVEPDGSRRTVSYAADPVNGFNAVVQKDPAISVKTVSAPGPLLGQTLVTGPQQIIRHPILTGAAGPAVVTTASGSLLRQSAVLAGGQVLRQSLVAGEPVLRQSVITAPSITSQNIISAPSVNGGVVATAPLAYGIGLGLRAGSLYGAHPVLQSAYGTGAILKVH